One window from the genome of Helicobacter pylori encodes:
- the trpA gene encoding tryptophan synthase subunit alpha — translation MRYQNMFETLKKQDKMAFIPFVTLGDPNYEWSFEIIKTLIISGVSALELGFAFSDPVADGITIQASHLRALKHASMAKNFQLLKKIRGYNHNIPIGLLAYANLIFSYGVDGFYAQAKECGIDSVLIADMPLIEKELVIKSAQKHQIKQIFIASPNASVKDLEQVATHSQGYIYTLARSGVTGISHALENDASAIIKTLKTFSPTPALLGFGISKKEHITNAKGMGADGVICGSALVKIIEENLNNENAMLEKIKGFIGGMIF, via the coding sequence ATGAGGTATCAAAACATGTTTGAAACCTTAAAAAAACAAGACAAAATGGCGTTTATCCCGTTTGTAACCTTGGGCGATCCCAATTATGAATGGAGTTTTGAAATCATTAAAACCTTAATTATTAGCGGGGTGAGTGCTTTAGAATTGGGGTTTGCTTTCTCAGACCCTGTAGCGGATGGCATTACCATACAAGCGAGCCATTTAAGGGCGTTAAAACACGCTAGCATGGCTAAAAATTTCCAGCTTTTAAAAAAGATTAGAGGCTACAACCACAATATTCCCATAGGGCTTTTAGCGTATGCGAATCTCATTTTTTCTTACGGCGTTGATGGTTTTTACGCTCAAGCTAAAGAATGCGGTATAGATAGCGTTTTAATAGCGGATATGCCCCTAATAGAAAAAGAATTAGTCATCAAATCCGCTCAAAAACACCAAATCAAACAAATCTTTATCGCCAGCCCTAATGCGAGCGTTAAAGATTTAGAACAAGTCGCTACGCATTCGCAAGGCTATATCTACACTTTAGCCAGAAGTGGGGTTACAGGGATAAGCCATGCTCTAGAGAACGATGCAAGCGCAATCATCAAAACCCTAAAGACTTTTAGCCCCACCCCCGCCTTACTGGGCTTTGGCATTTCTAAAAAAGAACACATCACAAACGCTAAAGGCATGGGAGCTGATGGCGTGATTTGCGGCTCGGCGTTAGTCAAAATCATAGAAGAAAATTTAAACAATGAAAACGCCATGCTAGAAAAAATTAAAGGGTTTATAGGAGGAATGATTTTTTAA
- the rplQ gene encoding 50S ribosomal protein L17, with protein MRHKHGYRKLGRTSSHRKALLKNLAIALIEHNKIETGIYKAKELRSYIEKLTTAARVGDFNAHRHVFAYLQNKEATHKLVTEIAPKYAQRNGGYTRIQRTTFRRGDASTLATIEFV; from the coding sequence ATGAGACACAAACACGGATACCGCAAGCTTGGGAGAACCAGCTCGCACAGAAAGGCGTTATTAAAGAATTTAGCGATCGCTTTGATTGAGCATAACAAAATTGAAACAGGGATTTATAAAGCTAAGGAATTGCGCAGTTACATTGAGAAATTAACGACAGCGGCTCGTGTGGGCGATTTTAACGCGCACCGCCATGTTTTTGCGTATTTGCAAAATAAAGAAGCCACCCACAAGCTTGTAACTGAAATCGCGCCCAAATACGCGCAAAGGAATGGAGGATACACCAGAATCCAACGCACCACTTTTAGAAGAGGGGACGCTTCCACTCTGGCCACCATTGAATTTGTGTGA
- a CDS encoding DNA-directed RNA polymerase subunit alpha — protein MKVIKTAPLIPSEIKVLEKEGNRVKISLAPFEFGYAVTLAHPIRRLLLLSSVGYAPVGLKIEGVHHEFDSLRGVTEDVSLFIMNLKNIRFIAKALVGQDSSLENQSVVVDYSFKGPMELRARDLNSEHIEIVNPEMPLATINEDAQLNFSLIIYKGMGYVPSENTRELMPEGYMPLDGSFTPIKKIVYEIENVLVEGDPNYEKIIFDIETDGQIDPYKAFLSAVKVMGKQLGVFGERPIANTEYSGDYAQRDDAKDLSAKIESMNLSARCFNCLDKIGIKYVGELVLMSEEELKGVKNMGKKSYDEIAEKLNDLGYPVGTELNPEQREGLKKRLEKLEDKGGND, from the coding sequence ATGAAAGTTATCAAAACAGCACCTTTGATCCCATCAGAAATTAAGGTGTTAGAGAAAGAGGGCAATCGGGTTAAGATTTCTCTGGCTCCATTTGAGTTTGGTTACGCTGTTACGCTCGCTCATCCTATTAGAAGGCTTTTGCTTTTAAGCTCTGTGGGGTATGCTCCTGTAGGTTTAAAGATTGAAGGCGTCCATCATGAGTTTGACTCATTAAGAGGGGTTACTGAAGATGTGTCGCTTTTCATCATGAATTTAAAGAATATCCGCTTTATAGCCAAGGCGTTAGTGGGGCAAGATAGCTCTTTAGAAAACCAATCGGTTGTGGTGGATTATTCTTTTAAAGGGCCTATGGAGCTTAGGGCTAGGGATTTGAATTCTGAGCATATAGAAATCGTCAATCCTGAAATGCCTCTAGCCACAATCAACGAAGACGCTCAATTGAATTTTTCGCTCATTATCTATAAAGGAATGGGGTATGTCCCAAGCGAAAACACAAGGGAATTGATGCCTGAAGGCTACATGCCACTAGACGGCTCTTTCACGCCGATTAAAAAGATCGTTTATGAGATTGAAAATGTTTTGGTTGAGGGCGATCCCAACTATGAAAAAATCATTTTTGATATTGAAACAGACGGGCAGATTGACCCTTATAAAGCGTTTTTATCAGCGGTGAAAGTGATGGGCAAGCAACTAGGCGTTTTTGGCGAAAGGCCCATTGCCAATACGGAATATTCAGGCGATTACGCTCAAAGAGATGACGCTAAAGATTTGAGCGCTAAGATTGAAAGCATGAATTTGAGCGCTAGGTGTTTTAATTGCTTGGATAAAATCGGCATCAAGTATGTGGGCGAACTCGTGTTGATGAGCGAAGAAGAACTTAAAGGCGTGAAAAACATGGGTAAAAAATCCTATGATGAAATCGCTGAAAAATTGAATGATTTGGGCTATCCGGTAGGCACAGAATTAAACCCTGAACAAAGAGAGGGTTTAAAGAAAAGATTAGAAAAATTAGAAGATAAAGGAGGTAACGACTGA
- the rpsD gene encoding 30S ribosomal protein S4: protein MARYRGAVERLERRFGVSLALKGERRLSGKSALDKRAYGPGQHGQRRAKTSDYGLQLKEKQKAKMMYGISEKQFRSIFVEANRLDGNTGENLIRLIERRLDNVVYRMGFATTRSSARQLVTHGHVLVDGKRLDIPSYFVRSGQKIEIKEKTKSNPQVVRAMELTAQTGIVPWIDVEKDKKYGIFTRYPEREEVVVPIEERLIVELYSK from the coding sequence ATGGCAAGATATAGAGGTGCAGTAGAAAGACTAGAAAGGCGTTTTGGGGTTTCTTTAGCTTTAAAAGGTGAAAGGCGATTGAGCGGGAAGAGCGCGCTAGATAAGAGGGCTTATGGGCCAGGCCAGCATGGGCAAAGGCGCGCTAAGACTTCTGATTACGGGTTGCAATTGAAAGAAAAGCAAAAAGCTAAAATGATGTATGGCATTTCTGAAAAGCAATTCAGGAGTATTTTTGTGGAAGCCAATCGCTTGGACGGCAATACGGGTGAAAACCTTATCCGCTTGATTGAGAGGAGATTGGATAATGTCGTCTATCGCATGGGGTTTGCGACCACTAGAAGCTCTGCTAGGCAATTAGTAACGCATGGGCATGTGCTTGTGGATGGTAAGCGTTTGGATATTCCCTCTTATTTCGTGCGTTCAGGGCAAAAAATTGAGATCAAAGAAAAAACCAAGAGCAACCCTCAAGTGGTGCGCGCGATGGAATTGACAGCTCAAACAGGGATTGTGCCATGGATTGATGTGGAAAAAGATAAAAAATACGGCATCTTCACCCGCTACCCTGAAAGAGAAGAAGTGGTTGTCCCTATTGAAGAAAGACTCATTGTAGAATTGTATTCTAAGTAA
- the rpsK gene encoding 30S ribosomal protein S11: MAKRNVTAKKKVVKKNIARGVVYISATFNNTNITITDEMGNVICWSTAGGLGFKGSKKSTPYAAQQAVESALSKAKEHGVKEVGIKVQGPGSGRETAIKSVGATEGVKVLWIKDITPLPHNGCRPPKRRRV; the protein is encoded by the coding sequence ATGGCTAAGAGAAATGTAACGGCTAAAAAGAAAGTAGTCAAAAAGAATATCGCTAGAGGGGTTGTTTATATTTCAGCGACCTTTAATAATACAAACATCACTATCACTGATGAAATGGGTAATGTGATTTGCTGGAGCACGGCGGGCGGTTTAGGGTTTAAAGGCTCTAAAAAATCCACCCCTTATGCAGCCCAACAAGCTGTAGAAAGCGCTCTAAGCAAGGCTAAAGAGCATGGCGTTAAAGAAGTGGGCATTAAGGTTCAAGGGCCAGGTAGTGGGCGTGAGACCGCCATTAAGAGCGTGGGCGCGACAGAGGGCGTTAAAGTGCTTTGGATTAAAGACATCACCCCGCTCCCTCATAATGGTTGCAGACCCCCTAAAAGAAGAAGAGTGTAA
- the rpsM gene encoding 30S ribosomal protein S13 encodes MARIAGVDLPKKKRVEYALTYIYGIGLKSSREILEAVGISFDKRVHELSEDEVSSIAKKIQQSYLVEGDLRKKVQMDIKSLMDLGNYRGIRHRKGLPVRGQTTKNNARTRKGKKKTVGSK; translated from the coding sequence ATGGCAAGGATTGCTGGTGTGGATTTACCAAAAAAGAAGAGAGTGGAGTATGCCCTTACCTATATTTATGGGATTGGGCTTAAGAGTTCTAGAGAGATTTTAGAAGCGGTAGGCATTTCTTTTGACAAGCGCGTGCATGAATTGAGCGAAGATGAAGTGTCTAGCATCGCTAAAAAAATCCAACAAAGCTACCTAGTAGAGGGCGATTTGCGTAAAAAAGTTCAAATGGATATTAAATCTTTAATGGACTTAGGGAATTATCGTGGGATCAGGCATCGTAAGGGTCTTCCTGTAAGAGGCCAAACCACCAAAAATAACGCTAGGACTCGTAAGGGTAAGAAAAAAACCGTGGGCAGCAAGTAG
- the rpmJ gene encoding 50S ribosomal protein L36, which translates to MKVRPSVKKMCDKCKIIKRRGVIRVICATPKHKQRQG; encoded by the coding sequence ATGAAAGTCAGGCCATCAGTGAAAAAGATGTGCGATAAGTGCAAAATCATTAAAAGAAGGGGCGTTATTAGAGTGATCTGCGCTACCCCTAAACACAAACAAAGACAAGGATAA
- the infA gene encoding translation initiation factor IF-1 codes for MARDDVIEVDGKVIEALPNATFKVELDNKHVVLCRISGKMRMHYIRIALGDRVKLELTPYSLDKGRITFRYK; via the coding sequence ATGGCAAGAGATGATGTTATAGAAGTGGATGGGAAAGTGATTGAGGCGTTGCCTAACGCTACTTTTAAGGTGGAGTTAGACAATAAGCATGTGGTGTTGTGCCGTATTTCTGGAAAGATGCGCATGCACTATATTAGGATTGCTTTAGGCGATAGGGTCAAGCTAGAGCTTACGCCCTATAGCTTAGACAAGGGTCGGATAACTTTTAGATATAAATGA
- the map gene encoding type I methionyl aminopeptidase encodes MAISIKSPKEIKALRKAGELTAQALALLEREVRPGVSLLELDKMAEDFIKSSHARPAFKGLYGFPNSVCMSLNEVVIHGIPTDYVLREGDIIGLDLGVEVDGYYGDSALTLPIGAISPQDEKLLACSKESLMHAINSIRVGMHFKELSQILEGAITERGFVPLKGFCGHGIGKKPHEEPEIPNYLEKGVKANSGPKIKEGMVFCLEPMVCQKQGEPKILADKWSVVSVDGLNTSHHEHTIAIVGNKAVILTER; translated from the coding sequence ATGGCAATCTCTATTAAAAGCCCAAAAGAAATCAAAGCTCTAAGAAAAGCCGGGGAATTGACCGCTCAAGCGTTAGCCCTTTTAGAGCGAGAAGTGAGGCCTGGGGTTTCACTTTTAGAGCTGGATAAAATGGCTGAAGATTTTATCAAATCCTCTCATGCCAGGCCGGCTTTTAAGGGGCTGTATGGATTCCCCAACTCTGTGTGCATGTCCTTAAATGAGGTGGTTATTCATGGCATTCCTACGGATTATGTTTTACGAGAAGGGGATATTATAGGCTTGGATTTGGGGGTGGAGGTGGATGGCTATTATGGCGATTCAGCTCTCACGCTTCCCATAGGCGCGATAAGCCCGCAAGATGAAAAATTGCTCGCTTGCTCCAAAGAGAGCTTGATGCATGCCATTAATTCAATTAGAGTGGGCATGCATTTTAAGGAGTTGAGTCAGATTTTAGAGGGCGCTATTACAGAAAGGGGCTTTGTGCCTTTGAAAGGATTTTGCGGGCATGGCATTGGTAAAAAACCCCATGAAGAGCCAGAAATCCCCAACTACCTAGAAAAAGGCGTCAAAGCTAATAGCGGTCCTAAAATCAAAGAGGGCATGGTGTTTTGCTTAGAGCCTATGGTGTGTCAAAAACAGGGCGAGCCTAAAATACTAGCGGATAAGTGGAGCGTGGTTTCAGTGGATGGGCTTAACACAAGCCACCATGAGCATACTATCGCCATAGTTGGCAATAAAGCAGTGATTCTTACGGAGCGTTAA
- the secY gene encoding preprotein translocase subunit SecY, giving the protein MNKAIASKILITLGFLFLYRVLAYIPIPGVDLAAIKAFFDSNSNNALGLFNMFSGNAVSRLSIISLGIMPYITSSIIMELLSATFPNLAKMKKERDGMQKYMQIVRYLTILITLIQAVSVSVGLRSISGGVNGAIMIDMQVFMIVSAFSMLTGTMLLMWIGEQITQRGVGNGISLIIFAGIVSGIPSAISGTFNLVNTGVINILMLIGIVLIVLATIFAIIYVELAERRIPISYARKVVMQNQNKRIMNYIPIKLNLSGVIPPIFASALLVFPSTILQQATSNKTLQAVADFLSPQGYAYNILMFLLIIFFAYFYSSIVFNSKDIADNLRRNGGYIPGLRPGEGTSSFLNSVASKLTLWGSLYLALISTVPWILVKAMGVPFYFGGTAVLIVVQVAIDTMKKIEAQIYMSKYKTLSAVGF; this is encoded by the coding sequence ATGAATAAAGCTATTGCTAGTAAGATACTCATCACTTTGGGTTTTTTATTTCTCTACAGAGTCTTAGCTTATATCCCCATTCCTGGCGTAGATTTAGCAGCGATCAAGGCTTTTTTTGACAGCAATTCCAACAACGCTCTGGGGTTGTTTAACATGTTTAGCGGGAATGCGGTTTCTCGCTTGAGCATCATCTCTTTGGGTATCATGCCCTATATCACTTCTTCAATTATCATGGAGCTTTTGAGCGCGACTTTCCCCAACCTGGCTAAAATGAAAAAAGAGCGAGACGGCATGCAAAAATACATGCAAATCGTGCGCTATTTGACCATTTTAATCACCCTAATCCAAGCGGTGAGCGTTTCAGTGGGTTTAAGGAGCATTAGCGGAGGAGTTAATGGAGCGATCATGATTGATATGCAAGTCTTTATGATCGTTTCAGCGTTTTCTATGCTTACAGGGACGATGCTGCTCATGTGGATAGGGGAGCAAATCACGCAAAGGGGCGTGGGGAATGGGATTAGCCTTATTATTTTTGCCGGGATTGTTTCAGGGATCCCATCAGCTATTTCAGGCACATTCAACTTGGTCAATACGGGCGTTATTAATATCTTAATGCTCATCGGTATTGTGCTGATTGTTTTAGCGACGATTTTTGCGATCATCTATGTGGAATTAGCCGAGCGCAGGATCCCTATTTCTTATGCGCGTAAAGTGGTGATGCAAAACCAAAACAAGCGCATCATGAATTACATTCCCATTAAGTTGAATTTAAGCGGGGTGATCCCCCCTATTTTCGCTTCAGCTCTGCTCGTATTCCCTTCTACGATCTTACAGCAAGCCACAAGCAACAAAACCTTGCAAGCGGTTGCGGATTTTTTAAGCCCGCAAGGGTATGCGTATAATATTTTGATGTTCTTACTCATCATCTTTTTTGCTTACTTTTATTCTTCTATTGTGTTCAATTCTAAGGATATTGCGGATAATTTGAGGCGTAATGGTGGGTATATTCCAGGGCTTAGGCCTGGAGAGGGGACTTCATCGTTTTTAAATTCTGTAGCGAGTAAGCTCACTTTGTGGGGTTCATTGTATTTAGCGCTCATTTCTACCGTGCCTTGGATTTTGGTTAAGGCTATGGGCGTGCCTTTTTACTTTGGAGGCACAGCGGTGCTGATTGTGGTTCAAGTCGCTATTGACACCATGAAAAAGATTGAAGCGCAAATTTATATGAGCAAGTATAAAACTTTAAGCGCGGTAGGCTTTTAA
- the rplO gene encoding 50S ribosomal protein L15: MGLENLKPAKGSVKKIKRVGRGQGSGMGKTATRGGKGQTARTGYKAKRGFEGGQQPLQRRLPKIGFRTKDSHIYSINVEKNEAIKNLEEITFSSLRALHHFPLYIEGVKLIGKDAKNLASKIKDERIKTSGQK; the protein is encoded by the coding sequence ATGGGATTAGAAAATTTAAAACCGGCTAAAGGTAGCGTTAAAAAAATCAAACGAGTGGGCCGTGGTCAAGGAAGCGGCATGGGAAAAACTGCCACAAGGGGCGGTAAAGGCCAAACTGCAAGGACAGGCTATAAGGCTAAAAGAGGCTTTGAAGGAGGGCAACAACCCTTACAACGCCGTTTGCCTAAAATAGGTTTTAGGACTAAAGATTCTCATATCTATTCTATCAATGTGGAAAAGAATGAAGCGATTAAAAATTTAGAAGAAATCACTTTTTCAAGCTTGCGCGCTTTACACCATTTCCCCCTTTATATTGAAGGCGTGAAATTGATCGGTAAAGACGCTAAAAACTTGGCTTCTAAAATTAAAGATGAGAGAATCAAAACAAGCGGGCAGAAATAA
- the rpsE gene encoding 30S ribosomal protein S5 has translation MEEINREEFQEVVVNIGRVTKVVKGGRRFRFNALVVVGNKNGLVGFGLGKAKEVPDAIKKAVDDAFKNLIHVTIKGTTIAHDIEHKYNASRILLKPASEGTGVIAGGSTRPIVELAGIKDILTKSLGSNNPYNVVRATFDALAKIKA, from the coding sequence ATGGAAGAGATTAACAGAGAAGAGTTTCAAGAAGTCGTTGTGAATATTGGCCGTGTAACCAAAGTGGTTAAGGGCGGTAGGCGATTTCGTTTTAACGCTTTAGTGGTTGTGGGCAATAAAAATGGGCTTGTAGGCTTTGGTTTAGGCAAGGCTAAAGAAGTCCCTGATGCGATTAAAAAAGCGGTAGATGATGCGTTTAAAAACCTGATCCATGTAACGATTAAAGGCACGACTATCGCTCATGATATTGAGCATAAATACAACGCAAGCCGTATTTTACTCAAACCGGCAAGTGAGGGAACGGGAGTGATTGCTGGGGGTTCAACGCGCCCTATCGTGGAATTAGCAGGCATTAAGGATATTCTCACCAAATCTTTAGGCTCCAACAACCCCTACAATGTGGTGCGTGCGACTTTTGACGCTTTAGCAAAAATCAAGGCGTAG
- the rplR gene encoding 50S ribosomal protein L18, with amino-acid sequence MNAKALYKKKALRDRRKLRIKSKLLGDKLRPRVSVFRSNRYFYAQAIDDIKQSTITHIDGRKMGFKSTQEDAKKLGALFAEELKKAGIERAVYDRNGYLYHGVVAAFAESLRENGIAL; translated from the coding sequence ATGAACGCGAAAGCATTGTATAAAAAGAAAGCCTTAAGGGATCGCCGAAAATTAAGGATTAAAAGCAAACTCTTGGGCGATAAATTAAGGCCTAGGGTGAGCGTTTTTCGTTCGAATCGTTATTTCTATGCGCAAGCGATTGATGATATTAAACAAAGCACCATAACGCATATTGACGGCAGGAAAATGGGCTTTAAAAGCACGCAAGAAGACGCTAAAAAATTAGGCGCTCTCTTTGCTGAAGAATTGAAAAAAGCAGGGATTGAGCGAGCGGTTTATGACAGGAATGGTTACCTCTATCATGGCGTGGTGGCAGCGTTTGCTGAAAGCTTGAGAGAGAATGGGATCGCTCTATGA
- the rplF gene encoding 50S ribosomal protein L6: protein MSRIGKRIIEIPSSVQASVEGSKLLFKNSKEKHELETHNRVKITLENNQLSFQPVGEDAQSRAYWGTYGALANNIVIGLSAGFSKTLEVNGVGYKVALGHKTLDLSLGFSHPVKYPIPAGIEMVVEKNTITIKGSDKQQVGQVAAEIRSFRPPEPYKGKGVKYSNEVIIRKAGKTAKK, encoded by the coding sequence ATGTCAAGAATTGGGAAAAGAATCATTGAAATTCCAAGCTCTGTGCAAGCGAGCGTTGAAGGGAGCAAGCTTCTTTTTAAAAACAGCAAAGAAAAGCATGAGTTAGAAACTCACAACCGCGTGAAAATCACGCTTGAAAACAACCAATTGAGCTTCCAGCCTGTGGGCGAAGACGCGCAGTCTAGGGCTTATTGGGGGACTTATGGGGCTTTAGCGAATAACATTGTAATAGGATTAAGCGCCGGTTTCAGTAAGACTTTAGAAGTCAATGGCGTGGGCTATAAGGTGGCTTTGGGTCATAAAACTTTGGATTTGAGCTTGGGTTTTAGCCACCCGGTGAAATACCCCATTCCAGCAGGGATTGAAATGGTGGTGGAAAAAAACACGATCACTATCAAAGGGAGCGATAAGCAACAAGTAGGGCAAGTCGCTGCTGAAATCAGGAGCTTCAGACCCCCAGAGCCATACAAAGGCAAGGGTGTGAAATACAGCAATGAAGTCATTATTAGAAAAGCTGGTAAAACAGCTAAAAAATAA
- the rpsH gene encoding 30S ribosomal protein S8 produces MVNDIIADSLTRLRNASMRRLEFTQLYYAKIVVSILEIFKEKGFIKDFNVKDKDKKQSVYVQLAYDEKGHSKISEVKRLSKPGRRVYKQKNELKRFKNGYGVIVVSTSKGVITNEEAYRQNVGGEVLCSIW; encoded by the coding sequence ATGGTAAATGATATAATTGCAGATTCATTAACTCGTTTGAGAAACGCTTCTATGCGCCGCTTAGAATTCACACAGCTTTATTACGCAAAGATCGTGGTTTCTATCTTAGAGATTTTTAAAGAAAAGGGTTTCATTAAAGATTTCAATGTCAAAGATAAAGACAAGAAACAATCGGTTTATGTGCAATTGGCTTATGATGAAAAAGGGCATTCAAAAATCAGCGAAGTGAAGCGCTTAAGCAAGCCCGGTCGTCGTGTGTATAAGCAAAAAAACGAGTTGAAGCGCTTTAAAAATGGCTATGGCGTGATTGTGGTAAGCACTTCTAAGGGTGTGATCACTAACGAAGAAGCTTACAGACAGAATGTCGGTGGCGAAGTGCTTTGCAGCATTTGGTAA
- a CDS encoding type Z 30S ribosomal protein S14 has product MAKKSMIAKAQRKPKFQVRAYTRCRICGRPHSVYRDFGLCRVCLRKMGSEGLIPGLRKASW; this is encoded by the coding sequence ATGGCTAAAAAATCAATGATAGCAAAGGCTCAAAGGAAACCAAAATTCCAAGTAAGGGCTTATACCAGATGCCGCATTTGTGGGAGACCTCATTCGGTTTATAGGGATTTTGGGCTTTGTAGGGTGTGCCTTAGAAAAATGGGCAGTGAGGGACTCATCCCAGGCTTGAGAAAAGCCAGTTGGTAA
- the rplE gene encoding 50S ribosomal protein L5, which translates to MFGLKQFYQNEVRAKLAQELDIKNPMLLPKLEKIVISVGAGAHAKDMKIMQNIAQTISLIAGQKAVITKAKKSVAGFKIREGMAVGAKVTLRNKRMYNFLEKLIVISLPRVKDFRGISRNGFDGRGNYTFGINEQLIFPEVVYDDIMVSHGMNITMVTSTDNDKEAFKLLELLGLPFAKVR; encoded by the coding sequence ATGTTTGGTTTGAAACAATTTTATCAAAATGAAGTGAGGGCAAAACTCGCTCAAGAATTAGACATCAAAAACCCCATGCTTTTACCCAAGCTAGAAAAAATCGTTATCAGCGTGGGCGCTGGGGCTCATGCAAAAGACATGAAAATCATGCAAAATATCGCGCAAACGATTTCTTTGATTGCAGGGCAAAAAGCGGTTATCACTAAAGCGAAAAAATCCGTTGCAGGCTTTAAGATCAGAGAAGGCATGGCGGTAGGGGCGAAAGTTACCTTAAGGAATAAACGCATGTATAATTTCTTAGAAAAGCTGATTGTGATTTCGTTACCCAGAGTGAAAGACTTTAGAGGGATTTCACGAAATGGTTTTGATGGGCGTGGGAATTACACCTTTGGGATCAATGAGCAGTTGATTTTCCCGGAAGTGGTTTATGATGATATTATGGTCAGTCATGGCATGAACATCACTATGGTAACTTCTACGGACAACGATAAAGAAGCGTTCAAGTTGTTAGAATTGCTTGGATTGCCTTTTGCAAAAGTGAGATAA
- the rplX gene encoding 50S ribosomal protein L24, producing the protein MKSEIKKNDMVKVIAGDDKGKVAKVLAVLPKTSQVVVEGCKVVKKAIKPTDDNPKGGFIKKEKPMHISNVKKA; encoded by the coding sequence ATGAAAAGCGAAATCAAAAAAAATGACATGGTGAAAGTCATTGCAGGAGACGATAAGGGTAAGGTCGCTAAGGTTTTAGCGGTGTTGCCTAAGACTTCTCAAGTGGTTGTTGAAGGGTGTAAGGTGGTGAAAAAAGCGATTAAACCTACTGATGATAACCCTAAAGGGGGCTTTATTAAAAAAGAAAAGCCCATGCACATTTCCAATGTGAAGAAAGCCTAA
- the rplN gene encoding 50S ribosomal protein L14, with amino-acid sequence MIQSFTRLNVADNSGAKEIMCIKVLGGSHKRYASVGSVIVASVKKAIPNGKVKRGQVVKAVVVRTKKEIQRKNGSLVRFDDNAAVILDAKKDPVGTRIFGPVSREVRYANFMKIISLAPEVV; translated from the coding sequence ATGATACAGAGTTTTACAAGATTGAATGTCGCTGACAATAGCGGCGCGAAAGAAATCATGTGCATTAAGGTGTTAGGAGGCAGTCATAAACGCTATGCGAGCGTGGGTAGCGTGATCGTGGCTTCCGTGAAAAAAGCTATCCCTAATGGCAAGGTGAAACGCGGTCAAGTGGTCAAAGCCGTTGTGGTGAGAACGAAAAAAGAAATTCAAAGGAAAAATGGTTCTTTAGTGCGTTTTGATGACAATGCAGCAGTGATTTTGGACGCTAAAAAAGATCCTGTTGGCACAAGGATTTTTGGGCCAGTGAGCCGAGAAGTGCGTTACGCTAATTTCATGAAAATTATTTCTCTAGCGCCGGAGGTTGTATAA
- the rpsQ gene encoding 30S ribosomal protein S17, whose amino-acid sequence MNTKEPHKRLVQGKVISKFAEKSAVILVERKVVHEKYRKIVKKFKKYTIHDENNQVKVGDFVSAIECRPLSKTKSFTLKEILVVGV is encoded by the coding sequence ATGAATACGAAAGAGCCGCATAAAAGGCTGGTGCAAGGCAAGGTTATCAGCAAGTTTGCTGAAAAAAGCGCTGTGATTCTTGTGGAAAGAAAAGTGGTGCATGAAAAATACCGCAAGATTGTTAAAAAGTTCAAAAAATACACCATCCATGATGAAAACAATCAGGTGAAAGTAGGGGATTTTGTGAGCGCGATTGAGTGCAGACCGCTTTCTAAAACCAAGTCCTTCACGCTTAAAGAAATTTTAGTAGTGGGAGTATAA
- the rpmC gene encoding 50S ribosomal protein L29 yields the protein MKYTELKDKSIKELEELLHAKKAELFELRVKLKAMQLSNPNEIKKARRNIARINTAINAYYSSSVE from the coding sequence ATGAAATATACTGAATTGAAAGATAAGAGTATCAAGGAATTAGAAGAGTTGTTGCATGCTAAGAAAGCGGAGCTTTTTGAGTTGCGCGTTAAGTTAAAGGCTATGCAATTGAGTAATCCTAACGAGATTAAGAAAGCCAGAAGAAATATCGCTCGCATTAACACGGCCATTAATGCATATTATTCTTCTAGCGTTGAGTAA